Genomic segment of Sporichthyaceae bacterium:
GCGGATGATGCGGGCCTCGGCGACCCGGGACCTGTCGGTCGAACTGTTCGGCCGGCGGCTGCCCAGCCCGTTGTTCATGGCCCCCGTCGGTGTCATCGGCCTGTGCACGCAGGACGGGCACGGCGATCTGGCCACGGCCCGGGCCGCGGCGCGAACCGGCGTGCCGATGGTCGCCTCGACGCTCACCGTGGACCCGATGGAAGAGGTGGCCGCGGAGTTCGGGTCCACCCCGGGGTTCTTTCAGCTCTACACCCCGACCGACCGTGAACTGGCCGCGAGTCTCGTCACGCGGGCCGCGAAGTCCGGCTTCGCGGGCGTGGTCGTCACCCTCGACACCTGGGTCACCGGCTGGCGCCCGCGTGACCTGTCCACCTCGAACTTCCCGCAACTGCGCGGGCACTGCCTGACCAACTACTTCACCGACCCGGTGTTCCGCGCCGGGCTGGCGCAGCCTCCGGAGCAGGATCCGCGTGCGGCGATCCTGAAGTGGGCGAGCACGTTCGGCAACCCGCTCACCTGGAGCGACCTGCCGTGGCTGCGCTCGCTCACCGATCTACCGCTGATCCTCAAGGGAATCTGCGACCCCGAGGACGTGCGCCGGGCCAAGGACGGCGGCGTGGACGGCATCTACTGTTCCAACCACGGCGGCCGTCAGGCCAACGGTGGGCTGCCCGCCATCGACGCCCTACCCGGCGTGGTCCAGGCCGCCGACGGAATGCCCGTCCTGTTCGACTCCGGCATCCGCTCCGGGACCCACATCATCAAGGCGCTCGCCCTGGGTGCCACCGCGGTCGGGGTCGGCCGCCCCTACGTCTATGGCGCGGCGATCGGCGGCACCGACGGCATCGTGCACGTGCTGCGGTCCCTGCTCGCCGAGGCCGACCTGCTGATGGCCGTGGACGGTTACCCGACCCGCGCCGAGCTCACACCCGACCGTCTGAGGCGTCTCGACCTCTGACCTCAACGGCCGCGGGTGACCCGTCGCCGCGGAGCCGGTTCCTCCACGACCTCCGCAGCCACCTCGCACATGCCGCCCGGATCCGTTGCCTCGGCCTGCGCGGCGACCCGCTGCAACAGGGACCGGAACGTGGTGCGCTCGTCGAAGTCCAGAGCGGCCAGGACGTGCGCCTCAACCCGGGCGAGCCGCTTGTCGAGGTCGGCGAGCAAGCGCGCCCCCGGCTTCGTGACAGCGATGCGCCGGGCGCGCCGGTCGGCCGGATCCGGCTCGCGGGTGACGAGGCCGGCTTCCTCCAGCTCATCGAGCAGATAGGTCATCACCGTGCGGTCCATCCCCAGCCGCGCCGCCAACGCGAGCTGGGTGCCGGGCTGATCCCGGGCGGCGGCGGCCAGCACCTGGTAGGTGCGCGGCCCGCCGGGCAGGTCGGCCGTGACCTCGGTCGCGGCCTTCACATACGAGCGGAACACCGCCCCCAGCGCCCAACCCAGATCGTCACCCAGTGCTTTGGCGCAGGCAGGCGAGATGGGCACCCCGGTGGTCACCCGACCAGCGTAGCGAGGGATCGGATTGCGGGAAGAAATTCTTCGGGAGCGATGTTCTGTCTCGCAGATGATCTGAACAGCTAGTCATCCCGGGAGTTCGCCGTGAACCTGTTCCGCCTCGACACCAGCCTGCGTACCACCGGCTCTACCAGCCGCGAGGTCGCCGACACCGCCGAAGCCGCCTGGCTGGCCGAACACCCCGATGGCCAGGTCGTGCGCCGTGATCTGGGCACCGATCCCCTCCTGGTCACCGACTGGATGCAAGCCGTCGCCGGCTCCCCCGAGGCGGCCAAGCTCGCGGCGACCCTCGCGGACGAGCTTCTCGACGCCGACGCGATCATCGTCGGAACCGCGCTCTACAACTTCGGCGTCCCGGCCCAACTCAAGACCTGGGTCGACCTGCTCATCACCGACCCGCGCTTCGGCCCCGGCGCCGAGCAGCCGCTGGCCGGCCGTCCCGCCATCCTCATCGTCGCCCGCGGCGGCGGCTACGGCCCGGGCACCCCGCGCGAGGGCTGGGACCACGCCACCCCGTGGGTGCAACGCGTCCTCGGCGACGTGTTCGGTCTGGACGTGAAGCTGGTCGAGGCCGAACTCACCATGGCCCCCGTCGTCCCCGCGATGGAGGCGCTGCGCGCCATCGCCGAGCAGAACCGTCAGGACGCGCACAGCGCCGCCGACACTCACGGTCGGGCGCTGGTCCGCAACGCCCGCGACCGCGCCGCCTGAGCCGCACCGCTCTGCTTCAGCCTTGCGCCTCGAGGGAGAGCCATTCCCATGCGCGCCAGGTCTCGAGTCGTTCTGCGTAATCCGCGGTCGCCAGTTCCAGCGGGCCGTCACCGAAGAACACCCGCAGCGGCGGTTGGTCCGCGTCGACCAGCTTGAGCACCGCATCCGCACTGGCGGTCGGATCGCCCGCCTTGGGCCGGTGCTCGGCCCAGAAGGCGTCTCTGGCCTGATGGATCAAGTCGTATGCGGGTAGCCGCGTGGACCGCTGCATGGACGGTCCGCTCCAGTCGGTCGAGAAACCGCCCGGCTCGATGATCGTGACGTGGATGCCGAAGTCCTTGACCTCCCGGGCCAATGCCTGGCTGAAGCCCTCCAGTGCCCACTTCGAGGCGTGGTAGGCCCCCAAGCCGGCAAACGCCGAGATCCCCCCGATCGAGGAAACCTGCAGGATGTGCCCGCTGCGCTGCTCGCGCAGGATCGGCAACGCCGCTTGCGTCACCCACATCGCGCCGAAGACGTTGGTCTCCAACTGCGCGCGGAACTCCGCCTCGCCCAGCTCCTCGATCATGCCGGCGTGGCCGTAGCCCGCGTTGTTCACCACGACGTCGAGGCGACCGAAGTGGTCGTGGGCCCGCGCCACCGCCGCAAAGGCGGCGTCCCGGTCGGTGACGTCCAGCGGAATGGTCAGGATCGCGTCCCCGTGGGTGTCCACGAGATCCTTCAAGGTCTCGGTGTTGCGTGCGGTGGCGGCGACGCGGTCACCGCGCTGCA
This window contains:
- a CDS encoding alpha-hydroxy-acid oxidizing protein, which encodes MAEDFGSFQNEIYLAGLAGVAPMFPMEFGELERRAAAALPPSVLSYVAGACGDEFTQRANVAAFDRWGLMPRMMRASATRDLSVELFGRRLPSPLFMAPVGVIGLCTQDGHGDLATARAAARTGVPMVASTLTVDPMEEVAAEFGSTPGFFQLYTPTDRELAASLVTRAAKSGFAGVVVTLDTWVTGWRPRDLSTSNFPQLRGHCLTNYFTDPVFRAGLAQPPEQDPRAAILKWASTFGNPLTWSDLPWLRSLTDLPLILKGICDPEDVRRAKDGGVDGIYCSNHGGRQANGGLPAIDALPGVVQAADGMPVLFDSGIRSGTHIIKALALGATAVGVGRPYVYGAAIGGTDGIVHVLRSLLAEADLLMAVDGYPTRAELTPDRLRRLDL
- a CDS encoding MarR family winged helix-turn-helix transcriptional regulator — its product is MTTGVPISPACAKALGDDLGWALGAVFRSYVKAATEVTADLPGGPRTYQVLAAAARDQPGTQLALAARLGMDRTVMTYLLDELEEAGLVTREPDPADRRARRIAVTKPGARLLADLDKRLARVEAHVLAALDFDERTTFRSLLQRVAAQAEATDPGGMCEVAAEVVEEPAPRRRVTRGR
- a CDS encoding NAD(P)H-dependent oxidoreductase; protein product: MNLFRLDTSLRTTGSTSREVADTAEAAWLAEHPDGQVVRRDLGTDPLLVTDWMQAVAGSPEAAKLAATLADELLDADAIIVGTALYNFGVPAQLKTWVDLLITDPRFGPGAEQPLAGRPAILIVARGGGYGPGTPREGWDHATPWVQRVLGDVFGLDVKLVEAELTMAPVVPAMEALRAIAEQNRQDAHSAADTHGRALVRNARDRAA
- a CDS encoding SDR family oxidoreductase, yielding MKTWFITGSSRGFGREWTIAALQRGDRVAATARNTETLKDLVDTHGDAILTIPLDVTDRDAAFAAVARAHDHFGRLDVVVNNAGYGHAGMIEELGEAEFRAQLETNVFGAMWVTQAALPILREQRSGHILQVSSIGGISAFAGLGAYHASKWALEGFSQALAREVKDFGIHVTIIEPGGFSTDWSGPSMQRSTRLPAYDLIHQARDAFWAEHRPKAGDPTASADAVLKLVDADQPPLRVFFGDGPLELATADYAERLETWRAWEWLSLEAQG